DNA from Candidatus Paceibacterota bacterium:
ACGAGGGCGACGCGATTATCCTGCTGGGCGAGGTCATTGACTCCAGCGACCCCCTGCTTGGGCTGGGCGGCTCGGCCTATCTGCAGCGCATTCGTGGCATCAAAAACGGCACGCCGCCGCGGTGCGACCTGGCGAAGGAAAAGGAGCTGCACCTCGCGCTGCGGGCGCTGATTCACTCCGGCGCGGTCAAGAGCGCCCATGATTGCAGCGAAGGCGGCCTGGCGGTGGCGCTCGCCGAAAGCTGCATTAGCCAACTGGTTGCCCGCGAGACACCGCGCCTGATCGGCGCGCAGGTTGACCTCGGTGCGGCTCAGGCTCCACAGGGAATGCGGTTGGACGCCTTGCTGTTCGGCGAGGCTCAAGCCCGCGTCATCATTTCCGTGGCCGCCGTCAACGCCGTCAAGGTCCTGGCCCAGGCCAAGATCCTGGGCGTGCCCGCAGCGCGGATCGGCACCGTCGGCGGCCAGACGTTGGAAATCAAGACCGCCGGGGCTACATTGAATTGCGATCTGCGCGAATTGCACGACCTGTGGTGGAATTCCATCGCCCGGACGATGCGATAGCGGCAAGCCGAACCGCTTAATGAATGACTATCCGAAGCACTATTGCGGCATCTTTGGCGTTTACGGCCATCCAAATGCCGCGGAACTGACCTATTACGGGCTCTATGCCTTGCAGCATCGCGGGCAGGAGAGCGCGGGGATCGTCACATCTGATGGGAAGCAGTTCCACCCCCACAAAGGCATGGGGCTCGTGTCCCAGGTCTTCAAGGGGAACGTTCTGCAGGACATGGCCGGCTCGATCGGCATTGGCCACACCCGCTATTCGACCACCGGCTCGTCGCACTTGCGCAATGCCCAGCCGCTCACGGTGGACTGCGTTCGCGGGCAGATCGCGATCGCCCACAATGGCAACCTGACCAACGCCGCCCGATTGCGCGAGGAACTGGAGGCCCAAGGCTCGATCTTCCAGACCACCGTGGACAGCGAGATCATCCTGCATTTGCTGGCGCAGCCGACTTTGCCGGGGCAGGGGAGCAGTCTCGTCCAAACCCTCCACCGCATCGAAGGCGCCTACTCGCTGGTCATCATGACCGAGACCGAGCTGATCGGCCTGCGCGACCCGCACGGATTCCGCCCGTTATGCCTCGGGCGGATCGACGGCGCCTGGGTGTTGGCCAGCGAGACCTGCGCCCTGGATTTGATTAACGCCCGCTACGTGCGCGACGTGGAGCCCGGGGAGATCGTGACCATCAACCGGGATGGTCTCACCAGCATGCAGGCGTTTCCGGGACACGGGCGCCGCGCGTTCTGCATCTTCGAGTATGTCTATTTCGCGCGGCCCGACAGCACCATCGCCAACCGGAGCGTCTATAAAGTGCGCGTCGAGATGGGCCGCCAGCTCGCGCGCGAGCATCCGATCGCGGCGGACGTCGTCGTGCCCGTGCCCGACAGCGGTAACTGCGCCGCCCTGGGCTATTCGCTTGAATCGGGCATCCCCTTTGAGATGGCCTTCGTGCGCAACCACTATGTGGGACGCAGCTTCCTCCAGCCCTCGCAGCTCATCCGTGACTTCGATGTGCGCGTGAAGCTCAACCTTATCGAGGAGCTGGTGAAGGGCAAGCGCGTCATCGTGGTGGACGATTCCATCGTGCGCGGCACCACCTGCAAGACCCGGGTAAACAACCTCAAGGAAGCCGGCGCCAGGGAGGTGCACGTGCTCGTGAGCTGCCCGCCGCATATGAACCCGTGCGTCTATGGCATTGATTTCCCCGACCGCAACAAGCTCATGGCGGCGAATCTCTCGCTGGAGGAAATCCGCGGTTACCTCAACGCCGACTCCCTTTGCTACCTCTCCCAGGCGGGCATGGTCAAGGCAACCGGCCTGCCCGCCAACGCCTTCTGCATGGCCTGCTACGATGGGGACTACCCGGTCCCCTTTGACCCGGCTGTGGACAAACACATCATCGAGCGCCGTAACGGCCGGCGGTCCGGTCTGGCCGAGGCGCCGAGCCGGGAGCAGGCGCAGCGCAAGCCGATGTAAACAGGCTCGGACAGCGCGAGCGTTCGTTACGCTTCGCCGGGTCAGAACTCCGCGTTGCCGGGTGTGCGGGCGAACGGGATTACATCGCGGATGTTCGAGACGCCGGTCAGGAACATCAGCAACCGCTCGAATCCCAGGCCGAACCCCGCGTGCGGCACCGTGCCGTAGCGGCGCAGGTCCGCATACCACCAGTAATCCTCGGGCTTGAGCTTGTGGAGCCTCATGTTCTCCTGCAGTTGATCGAGACGCTCTTCGCGCTGGGCGCCGCCGATGACCTCGCCGATCCCCGGCACCAGCACGTCCATCGCTGTCACCGTCTTCCCGTCGTCGTTCAGGCGCATGTAGAACGGCTTGATCTCGCGCGGGTAGTTGAACACGGTGGCCGGTGACTTGAAGTGCTGCTCGGTGAGGAACCGCTCGTGCTCGGACTGGAGGTTCAGCCCGTACTCGACCGGGAACTCGAACTGCCTGCCGGATTTCTGCAGAATCCCGATGGCCTCGGCGTAAGGCACGCGCACGAAGGGCCGCTCGACCACGAACTTGAGCCGCTCGTGCAAACCCTTGTCCACAAACTTGCCGAAGAGCCCAAGGTCTTCGGCGCAGTGCTCCAACGCGTAGCGTGCCATGGATTGGACAAACTCCTCTCCCAGGTCCATGTCGCCCTGCAAGTCACAGAAAGCCATCTCCGGCTCGATCATCCAAAACTCAGCGGCATGGCGGGCGGTGTTCGAGTTCTCCGCGCGGAACGTGGGGCCGAACGTGTAGATGTTGGACAGGGCGCAGGCGAATGTCTCCCCTTCCAACTGCCCACTTACGGTCAAGTAGGTGCGTCTGCCGAAGAAATCCGTTTGCGACTTCTCGTCAATGTTACCCTTGAGAGCGGTGACGCGGAACATCTCACCTGCGCCTTCGCAGTCGCTCGCCGTG
Protein-coding regions in this window:
- the purF gene encoding amidophosphoribosyltransferase, with protein sequence MNDYPKHYCGIFGVYGHPNAAELTYYGLYALQHRGQESAGIVTSDGKQFHPHKGMGLVSQVFKGNVLQDMAGSIGIGHTRYSTTGSSHLRNAQPLTVDCVRGQIAIAHNGNLTNAARLREELEAQGSIFQTTVDSEIILHLLAQPTLPGQGSSLVQTLHRIEGAYSLVIMTETELIGLRDPHGFRPLCLGRIDGAWVLASETCALDLINARYVRDVEPGEIVTINRDGLTSMQAFPGHGRRAFCIFEYVYFARPDSTIANRSVYKVRVEMGRQLAREHPIAADVVVPVPDSGNCAALGYSLESGIPFEMAFVRNHYVGRSFLQPSQLIRDFDVRVKLNLIEELVKGKRVIVVDDSIVRGTTCKTRVNNLKEAGAREVHVLVSCPPHMNPCVYGIDFPDRNKLMAANLSLEEIRGYLNADSLCYLSQAGMVKATGLPANAFCMACYDGDYPVPFDPAVDKHIIERRNGRRSGLAEAPSREQAQRKPM
- the asnS gene encoding asparagine--tRNA ligase encodes the protein MRTLIKHLLAAAKPAEAVTVKGWVRTRRDAKGFSFLELNDGSCLGSLQVVVDAGTPGSEHLPHLTTGASAVVEGSLVASPAQGQKWELRATRVELIGPADASYPLQKKGHTPEFLRTIAHLRPRSNLFGAMFRLRSRLAFAVHQFFQERDFVYVHTPIITASDCEGAGEMFRVTALKGNIDEKSQTDFFGRRTYLTVSGQLEGETFACALSNIYTFGPTFRAENSNTARHAAEFWMIEPEMAFCDLQGDMDLGEEFVQSMARYALEHCAEDLGLFGKFVDKGLHERLKFVVERPFVRVPYAEAIGILQKSGRQFEFPVEYGLNLQSEHERFLTEQHFKSPATVFNYPREIKPFYMRLNDDGKTVTAMDVLVPGIGEVIGGAQREERLDQLQENMRLHKLKPEDYWWYADLRRYGTVPHAGFGLGFERLLMFLTGVSNIRDVIPFARTPGNAEF